A region of Bradyrhizobium sp. SZCCHNS1050 DNA encodes the following proteins:
- a CDS encoding cobalamin-independent methionine synthase II family protein, producing MPRHLLPTTVVGSYPQPDWLVDRAMLSKSVPRIRMQGMWRIPRPLLDDAQDDATIVAIHDMEQAGIDIVSDGEIRRESYSNRFATALDGVDADNPAIIISPSGIKTPVPRVAGPIRRTHPVELRDMEFLRRNTKRAAKITLPGPFTLSQQAQDDFYGDDEALAMAFAEVVNAEARDLQRAGADVIQLDEPWVRNNPQAARRYAVKAINRALDHITVPTIVHVCFGYAAIVPGSSKPSGYAFLAELADCHAAQIAIEAAQPRLDLGVLGDLSTKTIVLGVLDLGNPEVEPVAVVAERIRNGLKVVAPERLVVAPDCGMKYLPRATAFGKLKAMCAAAARVREELA from the coding sequence ATGCCTCGACATCTCCTGCCGACCACCGTGGTCGGAAGCTACCCGCAGCCGGATTGGCTGGTTGATCGCGCAATGCTCTCGAAGTCCGTTCCCCGCATTCGCATGCAGGGCATGTGGCGCATTCCCCGGCCGCTGCTCGACGACGCTCAGGACGATGCGACCATCGTCGCGATCCACGACATGGAACAGGCGGGGATCGACATCGTATCGGATGGCGAGATCCGGCGCGAAAGCTACTCCAACCGGTTCGCGACCGCGCTCGACGGCGTCGATGCCGACAATCCCGCCATCATCATCTCGCCGTCCGGGATCAAGACGCCAGTGCCGCGCGTCGCCGGTCCGATCCGGCGGACGCACCCGGTCGAGCTGCGCGACATGGAGTTCCTCCGCCGTAACACCAAGCGTGCCGCCAAGATCACCCTGCCCGGGCCGTTCACATTGAGCCAGCAGGCCCAGGACGATTTCTACGGCGACGACGAGGCGCTCGCGATGGCTTTCGCCGAGGTCGTCAATGCCGAGGCCCGCGACCTGCAACGCGCCGGCGCCGACGTCATCCAGCTCGACGAGCCCTGGGTCCGCAACAATCCGCAGGCGGCGCGGCGCTATGCCGTCAAGGCGATCAACCGGGCTCTGGATCATATTACGGTGCCCACCATCGTTCACGTCTGCTTCGGTTATGCCGCCATCGTGCCGGGCTCCAGCAAGCCGAGCGGATATGCGTTCCTGGCCGAGCTTGCCGATTGCCACGCCGCGCAGATCGCTATCGAGGCGGCGCAGCCGCGGCTCGACCTCGGCGTTCTCGGAGATCTCTCGACCAAGACCATCGTGCTCGGCGTCCTCGATCTCGGCAATCCCGAGGTCGAGCCGGTCGCGGTCGTCGCCGAGCGCATCCGCAACGGCCTCAAAGTGGTGGCGCCGGAGCGGCTGGTCGTGGCGCCGGACTGTGGCATGAAATATCTGCCGCGTGCGACCGCTTTCGGGAAATTGAAGGCGATGTGTGCGGCGGCGGCGCGGGTGCGCGAGGAGCTCGCCTGA